Proteins co-encoded in one Candidatus Methylomirabilota bacterium genomic window:
- a CDS encoding AAA family ATPase, which produces MARVIAVVNQKGGVGKTTTAVNLSAGLALAERRTVLIDLDPQGNATTGLGLNKAEPRHTVYNVLLDGLPLREAIAPTGLPFLGIVPSEMDLVGAEIELVGTSDREHRLKTAVDTARDEFEFIVIDCPPSLGLLTLNALTAADSVLIPLQCEYYAMEGLAQLIRTINMVRERLNPRLAVEGILFTMFDGRTSLAAQVKNEVHQHLGGQTFATVIPRNVRLTEAPSHGRPVFLYDLRSSGSIAYLELTKEVLVHG; this is translated from the coding sequence GTGGCCAGGGTAATCGCAGTCGTCAATCAGAAGGGCGGCGTGGGAAAGACCACCACGGCCGTGAACCTCTCAGCCGGACTGGCGCTGGCGGAGCGACGTACGGTCCTGATCGACCTCGACCCCCAGGGCAACGCGACGACGGGGCTTGGTCTGAACAAGGCCGAGCCCAGGCATACCGTGTACAACGTCCTCCTGGACGGTCTCCCTCTGAGGGAGGCGATCGCACCGACCGGGCTCCCATTCCTCGGCATCGTGCCGTCGGAGATGGATCTCGTCGGCGCGGAGATCGAGCTGGTGGGCACGTCGGACCGCGAGCACCGGCTCAAGACCGCCGTGGACACCGCTCGCGACGAGTTCGAGTTTATCGTCATCGACTGTCCGCCGTCGCTCGGGCTCCTGACCCTGAACGCCCTCACGGCCGCGGACTCGGTGCTGATCCCGCTCCAGTGCGAGTACTACGCCATGGAGGGGCTGGCCCAGCTCATCCGCACGATCAACATGGTGCGTGAGCGTCTCAACCCGCGGCTCGCGGTCGAGGGGATTCTCTTCACGATGTTCGACGGTCGTACGAGCCTCGCGGCCCAGGTGAAGAACGAGGTGCATCAGCATCTCGGGGGGCAGACCTTCGCGACCGTGATCCCTCGCAACGTCCGTCTCACGGAGGCGCCCAGCCACGGCCGTCCCGTCTTTCTCTACGACCTCCGGTCCTCCGGATCCATTGCCTATCTCGAGCTCACCAAGGAGGTGCTCGTCCATGGCTAA
- a CDS encoding ParB/RepB/Spo0J family partition protein: protein MANRHGLGRGLGALLPPSLGESTPSDVAGVQEIATDAISPNPQQPRKDFDINALNELAGSLQKSGLIQPIVVRKAGPGYQLIVGERRWRAAKIAGLTHIPAVVREVSDAESLELALVENLLREDLNPIEEAEAYQRLLAEFGWTQEELAERVSKDRSTISNCLRLLKLPEPIRSDLRSGRLTMGHARALLSLDSVTEQLRLREQILAHSWSVRATEEGVQKKRVIQPRRAARRSPELTALEDAFREALATRVRLVGNERHGRIEIAYASPEDLDRIAEILTARR from the coding sequence ATGGCTAATCGACACGGGCTTGGTCGCGGTCTCGGTGCCTTGCTCCCGCCCAGCCTGGGGGAGTCGACCCCAAGCGATGTGGCCGGCGTCCAGGAGATTGCGACCGACGCGATTAGCCCGAATCCACAGCAGCCAAGAAAAGACTTTGATATCAACGCCTTAAATGAGCTAGCTGGGTCCCTCCAGAAGTCGGGTCTGATCCAGCCGATCGTGGTCCGGAAGGCAGGGCCCGGGTATCAGCTCATCGTCGGGGAGCGCCGCTGGCGCGCGGCCAAGATCGCCGGACTCACGCACATTCCCGCGGTCGTCCGGGAAGTCTCCGACGCAGAGAGCCTCGAGCTCGCGCTGGTCGAGAACCTGCTCCGCGAGGACCTGAACCCGATCGAGGAGGCCGAGGCCTATCAGCGCCTGCTCGCCGAGTTCGGCTGGACGCAGGAGGAGCTGGCCGAGCGCGTGAGCAAGGATCGCAGCACGATCTCGAACTGTCTCCGGCTCCTGAAGCTGCCCGAGCCGATTCGCTCCGACCTCCGCAGCGGTCGGCTCACGATGGGGCACGCGCGCGCGCTGCTCTCGCTGGACTCCGTGACCGAGCAGCTCCGCCTGCGCGAGCAGATCCTCGCCCACTCCTGGTCGGTGCGCGCGACCGAAGAGGGCGTGCAGAAGAAGCGCGTCATCCAGCCGCGCCGCGCCGCCCGCCGATCACCCGAGCTCACCGCGCTCGAGGACGCGTTTCGCGAGGCGCTGGCCACGCGAGTGCGGCTCGTGGGCAATGAGCGCCACGGCCGCATCGAGATCGCCTACGCGTCGCCCGAGGACCTCGACCGCATCGCCGAGATCCTGACGGCGCGGCGCTGA
- the mnmA gene encoding tRNA 2-thiouridine(34) synthase MnmA codes for MEQALKERVIVGMSGGVDSSVAAALLVEQGFDVVGVTLRVWPWREPEEASRRFGSCCSTESVDGARAVARQLGIPYYLLNSEREFDAAVIAPFIDEYAAGRTPVPCVACNRQVKFGSLLARARAWDATGVATGHYARITCDPVSGRRLLWRGRDARKDQSDFLWPLTQSQLEAARFPVGDLVKEDVRAKARALGLATADTPESQEICFIPDHDYRGFLRRRRPEAFRAGPIVDGQGRELGQHAGLADFTVGQRRGLGLATGRTLYVTALDPERNAVVVGAVDELEADRLWAEQVNLISVASLGAPLAVQAKIRHSQAPVAAVLHPPELGPDGTLGAEVRFASPQRAITPGQSVVFYQGDLVVGGGVISRRDR; via the coding sequence CTGGAGCAAGCGCTGAAAGAGCGTGTGATCGTCGGCATGAGCGGGGGTGTGGACTCCTCCGTCGCCGCCGCGCTGCTCGTCGAGCAGGGCTTCGACGTCGTGGGGGTCACGCTGCGCGTCTGGCCCTGGCGCGAGCCGGAGGAGGCGAGTCGGCGCTTCGGCTCGTGCTGCTCCACGGAGTCGGTGGACGGCGCGCGGGCGGTGGCCCGGCAGCTCGGCATCCCGTACTACCTCCTCAACAGCGAGCGCGAGTTCGACGCGGCGGTGATCGCGCCATTCATCGACGAGTACGCCGCCGGTCGCACGCCGGTGCCGTGCGTGGCCTGTAACCGCCAGGTGAAGTTCGGCTCGCTGCTCGCGCGCGCCCGCGCGTGGGACGCGACGGGGGTGGCCACCGGCCACTACGCCCGGATCACGTGCGATCCCGTCTCGGGCCGCCGGCTCCTCTGGCGTGGGCGCGACGCGCGCAAGGATCAGTCGGACTTTCTCTGGCCGCTCACCCAGTCGCAGCTCGAGGCCGCGCGCTTTCCCGTGGGCGATCTGGTGAAGGAAGACGTGCGGGCCAAGGCGCGGGCGCTCGGCCTCGCCACCGCGGACACCCCGGAGAGTCAAGAGATTTGCTTCATCCCGGATCACGACTACCGCGGCTTCCTCCGCCGCCGGCGTCCCGAGGCGTTTCGCGCCGGGCCCATCGTGGACGGGCAGGGGCGCGAGCTGGGCCAGCATGCCGGGCTCGCGGACTTCACGGTGGGGCAGCGACGCGGCCTGGGCCTCGCCACCGGGCGCACCCTCTATGTGACGGCCCTGGATCCCGAGCGCAATGCCGTGGTGGTCGGCGCCGTCGACGAGCTCGAGGCCGACCGGCTCTGGGCCGAGCAGGTGAATCTCATCTCGGTGGCAAGCCTCGGGGCCCCCCTGGCCGTCCAGGCCAAGATCCGCCACAGCCAGGCGCCCGTGGCGGCCGTCCTCCATCCACCAGAGCTCGGCCCCGACGGCACCCTTGGCGCCGAGGTCCGGTTCGCATCTCCTCAGCGGGCAATCACGCCCGGGCAGTCGGTTGTCTTCTATCAGGGCGACTTGGTCGTGGGGGGCGGCGTGATCAGCCGGCGCGACCGGTGA
- the atpF gene encoding F0F1 ATP synthase subunit B: MYRTLGLVLLAVLLLASPVLAAEEGGHQGGLINLDKSLLIQAVNFVVLLFILWKLLYKPLVAKMNERTEAIKKSLEEAQAARAEAERQRQQHAAQIQASLAEAQQIRATALKEAADEQRRLVEAARAEAAKLVESAKAEMDQDIRRARQQLRQEVGDLAVQIAERLIKKSLRDEDHHRIIQEALTRVDRVN; the protein is encoded by the coding sequence ATGTACCGCACGCTCGGGCTCGTTCTCCTCGCCGTCCTGCTGCTCGCCTCGCCCGTGCTGGCCGCGGAGGAGGGGGGCCACCAAGGCGGGCTGATCAACCTGGACAAGTCGCTGCTGATCCAGGCGGTCAACTTCGTCGTCCTGCTCTTCATCCTGTGGAAGCTCCTCTACAAGCCTCTCGTCGCGAAGATGAACGAGCGCACCGAGGCCATCAAGAAGTCGCTCGAGGAAGCCCAGGCGGCCCGCGCCGAGGCCGAGCGCCAGCGCCAGCAGCATGCGGCCCAGATCCAGGCGTCGCTCGCCGAGGCGCAGCAGATCCGCGCTACCGCGCTGAAGGAGGCGGCCGACGAGCAGCGCCGGCTGGTCGAAGCGGCGCGGGCGGAGGCGGCCAAGCTCGTCGAGAGCGCCAAGGCCGAGATGGATCAGGACATCCGGCGCGCGCGGCAACAGCTCCGGCAGGAAGTCGGTGACCTCGCGGTGCAGATCGCCGAGCGCCTCATCAAGAAGAGCCTGCGGGACGAGGACCATCACCGGATCATCCAGGAAGCGCTCACTCGCGTCGACCGGGTCAACTAG
- the atpH gene encoding ATP synthase F1 subunit delta: MKSRHGTAQRYAKALFSIAHEAGNAEAVGRELEQFAAALDGSPQLAAMLQRPWIKPEDRAAVATEVAKRAGGSEYVQKAAGLVASRGRMDHLPELIAAYRAKVDEMVGRVRAEVRTAVAFTADEKTQLAARLGRALDKQVLVEESVDPSLLGGFVAQVGSLILDGSLDGQLSRMRERLARG, encoded by the coding sequence ATGAAGTCCCGGCACGGGACGGCCCAGCGCTATGCGAAAGCGCTCTTCTCGATCGCGCACGAGGCCGGCAATGCCGAGGCCGTGGGGCGCGAGCTCGAGCAGTTCGCCGCCGCGCTCGACGGAAGCCCGCAGCTCGCCGCCATGCTCCAGCGGCCATGGATCAAGCCGGAGGACCGGGCGGCCGTGGCGACCGAGGTCGCCAAGCGCGCGGGCGGCTCCGAATACGTGCAGAAGGCGGCGGGCCTCGTGGCCTCCCGCGGCCGCATGGATCATCTTCCCGAGCTGATCGCGGCGTATCGCGCCAAGGTCGACGAGATGGTCGGCCGCGTGCGCGCCGAGGTACGCACCGCGGTCGCCTTCACCGCCGACGAGAAGACGCAGCTCGCCGCCCGGCTCGGCCGGGCGCTGGACAAGCAGGTCCTCGTCGAAGAATCCGTGGACCCTTCGCTCCTGGGCGGGTTCGTCGCCCAGGTGGGCAGCCTCATCCTGGACGGCAGTCTCGACGGGCAGCTCTCGCGCATGCGGGAACGCCTGGCAAGGGGATAG
- the atpA gene encoding F0F1 ATP synthase subunit alpha, with the protein MIKAEEISEIIKRQLQGFEAEIDLKEAGRVIEVGDGIARIYGLEKALAGELLEFPGGVFGLVLNLEADNVGAVLLGDDTKIKEGDPVTRTKRIAQVPVGEALIGRVVNALGQPVDGKGPIDTKEFRTIERYAPGVVDRRSVKEPLQTGLKAIDAMIPIGRGQRELIIGDRGTGKTAIGVDTILNQKGQGVYCFYVAIGQKKSTVAQVVKILEDNGAMAYTTVVIASASESAPLQYLAPYAGCAMGEYFRDTKRHALCIYDDLSKHATAYRQLSLLLRRPPGREAYPGDVFYLHSRLLERAAKLNDELGGGSLTALPIIETQLGDVSAYIPTNVISITDGQIYLESDLFFSGIRPAVNVGLSVSRVGGSAQIKAMRQIAGTLRLNLAQYRELAAFAQFGSDLDKATLNQLARGQRMVELLKQNQYVPLTVEKQIASIFAGTQGLLDDVPVDQIRPFEEFFLPWMERRNAPILAEIANKKELTDDLRTALTKAVNDAKAEFMAARGIKAA; encoded by the coding sequence ATGATCAAGGCGGAAGAGATCAGCGAGATCATCAAGCGTCAGCTCCAGGGCTTCGAGGCCGAGATCGACCTCAAGGAAGCCGGGCGCGTGATCGAGGTCGGCGACGGGATCGCCCGCATCTACGGCCTCGAGAAGGCCCTCGCCGGCGAGCTCCTCGAGTTCCCGGGCGGCGTGTTCGGCCTCGTGCTGAACCTCGAGGCGGACAACGTCGGCGCGGTGCTTCTCGGCGACGACACCAAGATCAAGGAAGGCGATCCGGTCACGCGCACCAAGCGCATCGCTCAGGTGCCGGTCGGCGAGGCGCTGATCGGGCGCGTCGTCAATGCGCTCGGCCAGCCGGTGGACGGCAAGGGTCCCATCGACACCAAGGAGTTCCGCACGATCGAGCGCTACGCGCCCGGTGTGGTGGACCGGCGCTCGGTGAAGGAGCCGCTCCAGACCGGGCTCAAGGCCATCGACGCCATGATCCCGATCGGGCGCGGGCAGCGCGAACTGATCATCGGCGACCGCGGCACGGGCAAGACGGCCATCGGGGTCGACACGATCCTGAACCAGAAGGGGCAGGGCGTGTACTGCTTCTACGTCGCGATCGGCCAGAAGAAGTCCACGGTGGCCCAGGTCGTGAAGATCCTGGAAGACAATGGCGCCATGGCCTACACCACCGTGGTCATCGCCTCGGCCTCCGAGTCCGCGCCGCTGCAGTATCTCGCGCCGTACGCGGGCTGCGCGATGGGCGAGTACTTCCGCGACACCAAGCGCCACGCCCTCTGCATCTACGACGACCTCTCGAAGCACGCCACCGCCTATCGCCAGCTCTCGCTGCTCCTCCGCCGCCCGCCGGGGCGCGAGGCGTACCCGGGCGACGTGTTCTATCTCCACTCGCGGCTCCTCGAGCGCGCGGCCAAGCTGAACGACGAGCTCGGCGGCGGCTCGCTCACCGCGCTGCCCATCATCGAGACCCAGCTCGGTGACGTGTCCGCGTACATCCCGACCAACGTGATCTCGATCACCGACGGCCAGATCTATCTGGAGTCGGACCTCTTCTTCTCCGGCATCCGCCCCGCCGTCAACGTCGGCCTCTCCGTCTCCCGCGTGGGCGGCTCGGCCCAGATCAAGGCCATGCGTCAGATCGCCGGCACCCTGCGGCTCAATCTCGCGCAATACCGCGAGCTCGCCGCGTTCGCGCAGTTCGGCTCCGACCTCGACAAGGCCACCCTGAACCAACTTGCGAGGGGACAACGTATGGTCGAGCTCCTCAAGCAGAACCAGTACGTGCCGCTCACCGTCGAGAAGCAGATCGCCAGCATCTTCGCGGGCACCCAGGGCCTGCTCGACGACGTGCCGGTGGACCAGATCCGCCCGTTCGAGGAGTTCTTCCTGCCCTGGATGGAGCGGCGCAACGCGCCCATCCTCGCCGAGATCGCCAATAAGAAGGAGCTCACGGACGATCTCCGCACCGCGCTCACCAAGGCGGTGAACGACGCGAAGGCGGAGTTCATGGCCGCGCGCGGCATCAAGGCGGCCTAG
- the atpG gene encoding ATP synthase F1 subunit gamma: MATLRDIKRRIRSVESTQKITKAMKLVAAAKLRRAQERVIGARPYAQKMGELLGSLVSRVGDDGHPLLVRRTGARKRLVVITADKGLCGAFNSNVIRAATHFLRDGDNVDVTLVVVGKKSRDFFRRRQWPVKSEMLGFFDRLAYSHAQELANGLMADYLAGETDEVHLIYNEFRSVAVQRVTRQQLLPIEAEAVAGGGDAAGGEYIFEPGPDAILASLLPRHVTTQVYRALMESVAGEFGARMTAMEAATKNAKEMIGVLTIQYNKARQERITKELLDIVGGAEALRQATEA, encoded by the coding sequence ATGGCCACCCTCCGGGACATCAAGCGGCGGATTCGCTCGGTCGAGTCCACCCAGAAGATCACCAAGGCGATGAAGCTCGTCGCCGCGGCCAAGCTGCGGCGCGCGCAGGAGCGCGTCATCGGCGCGCGGCCCTACGCGCAGAAGATGGGCGAGCTGCTCGGGAGCCTCGTGAGCCGGGTGGGGGACGACGGGCATCCGCTGCTCGTCCGCCGTACCGGCGCCCGGAAGCGGCTGGTCGTGATCACCGCCGACAAGGGCCTCTGCGGCGCGTTCAACTCGAACGTCATCCGCGCGGCGACGCACTTCCTGCGCGACGGCGACAACGTCGACGTGACCCTGGTGGTGGTGGGCAAGAAGTCGCGCGATTTCTTTCGCCGCCGGCAGTGGCCGGTGAAGTCGGAGATGCTCGGCTTCTTCGACCGCCTCGCTTACTCGCACGCGCAGGAGCTGGCGAACGGGCTCATGGCCGACTATCTCGCGGGCGAGACCGACGAGGTCCACCTCATCTACAACGAGTTCCGTTCGGTGGCCGTGCAGCGCGTGACCCGCCAGCAGCTCCTGCCCATCGAGGCGGAGGCGGTCGCAGGCGGAGGAGATGCGGCGGGCGGCGAGTACATCTTCGAGCCCGGCCCCGACGCCATCCTCGCCTCGCTGCTCCCCCGCCATGTGACGACGCAGGTGTACCGCGCGCTCATGGAGTCGGTGGCGGGCGAGTTCGGCGCGCGGATGACCGCGATGGAAGCCGCCACCAAGAACGCGAAGGAAATGATCGGCGTCCTGACCATCCAGTACAACAAGGCGCGTCAGGAGCGCATCACGAAGGAGCTGCTCGACATCGTCGGAGGCGCCGAAGCCCTGCGCCAAGCGACCGAGGCGTAA